In Drosophila simulans strain w501 chromosome X, Prin_Dsim_3.1, whole genome shotgun sequence, one DNA window encodes the following:
- the LOC27207514 gene encoding protein piccolo isoform X18: METCGGELTIPNGLVEHTGINIVMPPDPLISMVSVPRNPIQSIGKVIEPPPKRTYKKRVNKAMATNQSSGTEIEIPQTSSQAPIPRVKRTYTKRANKTNNTNILNDNSSGVMESNGGEPTIPNSQQIPNADVVPNLPIQPTDKPKAPRKPRAKKVINQQPGTDMPSEVSAQGETAQTKPNAKPKAPRVPKEPKAPKVPKPPKEPKPPKEPKPPKEPKPPKEPKPPKEPKPPKEPKPPKEPKPPKEPKPPKEPKPPKEPKTPKEPKPPKEPKTPKEPKPPKEPKTPKEPKTPKEPKTPKQPKAPRVPKEPKTPKVPKEPKAPRAPKVPKTPKEPKVPKTPKNPKAPKAPIQPKASTNQTPNSVQVPLPIEPVPLETPTRTNSILSIVAEILQQGPITPISPIKSPELLHHADHTVANFNMPQSSGPTNSSESSVNAIPRLPTTEGKHPSKESAESTEISGPCTNSTVRNTTKSDEQIKQGRVSKHSSRFSPSLRCVVRSLSSSSSSSSSSSSCSTCSTCSSCSSSSSSSNSSRSSRARNRKRRSPKVPLLHKPIKSNGEINFQLGQPTRLESPSPPLPDMPVNTSATFEEHLENVASEHNHTRLPIRNPTYDFGFNLPEPKLSEESSSSSDDETNENGQMTPNSQDQFEKNRQSALMLFGESRSSSPSESRDETNVNSQMTPNSQNQFEKNRQSALMLFGESRSSSPSESRDETNVNSQMIQNSQDQFEKNLQSAPMLFDMSSSSSSSESHDETNENGQMTPNSQDFEKNRQSALMLFGASRSSSSSESHDETNENGQMTPNLQDFEENHRSALMLFDELPSSSSSESHDETNENCQMTPNSQNQFEKNRQSALMLFGESRSFSPSESRDETNVNSQMTPNSQNQFEKNRQSALMLFGESRSSSPSESRDETNVNSQMTPNSQDQFEKNLQSAPMLFDMSSSSSSSESHDETNENGQMTPNLQDFEENHRSALMLFDELPSSSSSESHDETNENCQIAPKSQDHFEKELQSAPIREPRPDQPLAAAPRSSNGGTIEPCNLKAFKRDLMNTGYSADVKHDSAEIHEAKMAGTKCYNKEVSPDPSQINLKKCATKVYTAMDRNSGAELPIQSRYIVPNSKPSESKITVKPVLPKHKPSRIPIRTKKTGNDRMDYQRQSLLDPFKKSLNNSYAVTSTSAYDQNDQVEKNPGAQLTELPRALNSMKKPEDNGCKPKNILKPSAHIFSNADVNPRSSTDYGPAKKDVKKSWAPRYQEQESQEFKENSLNGFFNAKGNLPDIPKKSFKDSDSNVSKADAERRCAKTFEPLRKDIVGKLRYNKVVNKSQNRNAKKQGKVKLEPKENTIEEDANDQVVKQFQFEMPSNPDIVEPTVKPTKPETAVRASSSKACISDLNANIHKTKSSKKLKKSSKLFEFNRSESQVKKGENEEEDVKIDNPKITEPVKHKRASRPKTSGRNISELDMQPSTSKAAETKTSQPKGDQPKTAQLKEMPSKAVNKKVKKSKAKKRKNDDANKDPKSTEMHQYKIPKLSANKPHVKKQNTSTTTAAESKRTIRPNHSAPTSGFSRLPEMYEELNYPNAPHPYSTRGYYPYHRAYPGPMHHPGSQYHVNQPPPMRLHHSMYVDAEPSYQSFYQGSRYQPYDISPSMRHHYSYPGEPSPRTYPMGIPYHYNNTLYPPMRNDFYYPRGRPHFPVRTLPPMSSQGTYPPNYPSSRQFLHSMPPPADTHEQIALRSIEIVGGFIQMAYAGRKYRTLKDLRERTKLSKDCLRKILKHMCKIKRPKWRISKFYLYAFWSEISGVPQSSKFGKPLKLNASYRKVISCFAESKFLRMETLMEKTGFRKGKLKRVLKMIGRKRSTKWRLLDYKKPLIHLHRSQEKKSSI; encoded by the exons ATGGAGACTTGCGGAGGAGAACTTACAATACCAAATGGACTGGTGGAGCATACCGGAATTAATATTGTGATGCCACCGGATCCGCTGATATCAATGGTGTCTGTTCCTCGCAATCCAATACAATCCATCGGTAAAGTAATTGAGCCTCCTCCCAAGCGAACTTACAAGAAGAGAGTCAATAAGGCCATGGCTACAAATCAGTCCTCCGGAACTGAAATTGAGATTCCTCAAACCTCTTCCCAGGCACCTATACCTCGTGTCAAGCGGACTTACACGAAGAGAGCCAATAAGAccaataatacaaatatactTAATGACAATAGTTCCGGGGTCATGGAGTCTAATGGTGGAGAACCTACAATACCAAATAGTCAGCAGATTCCAAACGCTGATGTTGTTCCGAATTTACCAATACAACCGACCGACAAGCCCAAAGCTCCCAGAAAACCACGTGCTAAAAAAGTGATCAACCAGCAACCGGGGACGGATATGCCCTCTGAGGTATCGGCGCAGGGAGAAACGGCTCAAACCAAGCCGAATGCTAAGCCAAAAGCCCCTAGGGTGCCCAAAGAACCTAAGGCGCCAAAAGTACCAAAGCCACCTAAAGAACCAAAGCCACCAAAGGAGCCAAAGCCACCTAAGGAGCCAAAGCCACCAAAGGAGCCAAAGCCACCAAAGGAGCCAAAGCCACCAAAGGAGCCAAAGCCACCTAAGGAGCCAAAGCCACCTAAGGAGCCAAAGCCACCTAAGGAGCCAAAGCCACCTAAGGAGCCAAAGACACCTAAGGAGCCAAAGCCACCTAAGGAGCCAAAGACACCTAAGGAGCCAAAGCCACCTAAGGAGCCAAAGACACCTAAGGAGCCAAAGACACCTAAGGAGCCAAAGACACCCAAACAACCAAAGGCACCTAGGGTACCGAAGGAACCTAAGACGCCAAAGGTACCCAAGGAACCTAAAGCGCCTAGGGCACCCAAGGTACCAAAAACGCCAAAGGAACCTAAAGTACCCAAGACTCCGAAGAATCCCAAGGCACCGAAAGCACCAATTCAACCGAAAGCATCAACGAATCAGACACCAAACAGCGTACAGGTACCGCTACCCATTGAGCCCGTACCTCTAGAAACACCCACTCGCACGAATTCTATACTATCAATCGTTGCCGAAATACTCCAACAGGGGCCGATTACACCAATATCGCCAATTAAATCCCCAGAACTCCTTCATCATGCTGATCATACCGTAGCGAACTTCAATATGCCACAATCTTCGGGGCCAACCAACTCAAGCGAGTCCAGTGTAAACGCCATTCCACGACTTCCAACAACGGAAGGGAAACATCCGTCGAAGGAAAGCGCAGAAAGCACAGAAATATCAGGTCCTTGCACAAACAGTACAGTTCGAAACACTACG AAGTCAGATGAACAGATTAAGCAAGGTCGCGTGTCAAAGCATTCATCTCGTTTTTCGCCTTCATTACGCTGTGTAGTACGCTCTTTATCCAGCTCATCCTCCAGTTCATCATCCTCGTCATCCTGTTCGACCTGCTCCACCTGCTCGAGCTGCTCGAGCAGCTCGAGCAGCTCGAACTCTTCACGATCTTCACGAGCACGTAACCGGAAACGTCGATCTCCAAAGGTTCCACTTCTCCACAAgccaattaaatcaaatgggGAAATAAATTTTCAGTTGGGCCAACCAACCCGTCTTGAATCACCATCCCCTCCACTACCGGACATGCCCGTGAATACTAGTGCCACCTTTGAAGAGCATTTGGAAAATGTGGCATCGGAGCATAATCATACTAGATTGCCGATAAGAAACCCCACATATGATTTCGGGTTCAACTTGCCAGAGCCCAAATTGTCCGAGGAGTCATCCAGTTCTTCTGATGATGAAACCAATGAGAACGGTCAGATGACACCGAATTCTCAAGAT CAGTTTGAGAAAAATCGTCAAAGCGCTCTAATGTTGTTCGGTGAGTCACGCAGTTCTTCTCCGTCGGAGAGCCGTGATGAAACCAATGTGAACAGTCAGATGACACCGAATTCTCAAAAT CAGTTTGAGAAAAATCGTCAAAGCGCTCTAATGTTGTTCGGTGAGTCACGCAGTTCTTCTCCGTCGGAGAGCCGTGATGAAACCAATGTGAACAGTCAGATGATACAGAATTCTCAAGAT CAGTTCGAGAAAAATCTTCAAAGCGCTCCAATGCTGTTCGATATGTCATCCAGTTCTTCTTCGTCGGAGAGCCATGATGAAACCAATGAGAACGGTCAGATGACACCGAATTCTCAAGAT TTTGAGAAAAATCGTCAAAGCGCTCTAATGTTGTTCGGTGCGTCACGCAGTTCTTCTTCGTCGGAGAGCCATGATGAAACCAATGAGAACGGTCAGATGACACCGAATTTGCAAGAT TTCGAGGAAAATCATCGAAGCGCTCTAATGTTGTTCGATGAGTTACCCAGTTCCTCTTCGTCGGAGAGCCATGATGAAACCAATGAAAACTGTCAGATGACACCGAATTCTCAAAAT CAGTTTGAGAAAAATCGTCAAAGCGCTCTAATGTTGTTCGGTGAGTCACGCAGTTTTTCTCCGTCGGAGAGCCGTGATGAAACCAATGTGAACAGTCAGATGACACCGAATTCTCAAAAT CAGTTTGAGAAAAATCGTCAAAGCGCTCTAATGTTGTTCGGTGAGTCACGCAGTTCTTCTCCGTCGGAGAGCCGTGATGAAACCAATGTGAACAGTCAGATGACACCGAATTCTCAAGAT CAGTTCGAGAAAAATCTTCAAAGCGCTCCAATGCTGTTCGATATGTCATCCAGTTCTTCTTCGTCGGAGAGCCATGATGAAACCAATGAGAACGGTCAGATGACACCGAATTTGCAAGAT TTCGAGGAAAATCATCGAAGCGCTCTAATGTTGTTCGATGAGTTACCCAGTTCCTCTTCGTCGGAGAGCCATGATGAAACCAATGAAAACTGTCAGATTGCACCGAAATCCCAAGAT CATTTCGAGAAAGAACTTCAAAGCGCTCCCATCAGAGAGCCCAGACCAGATCAACCCCTAGCAGCAGCTCCCAGATCATCCAATGGTGGCACAATTGAGCCTTGTAACCTAAAAGCTTTTAAGCGTGATTTAATGAATACTGGATATTCTGCAGATGTGAAGCACGATAGTGCAGAGATCCATGAAGCGAAGATGGCTGGTACTAAGTGTTACAATAAGGAGGTTTCGCCTGACCCAAGTCAAATAAATTTGAAGAAATGTGCCACTAAAGTATACACTGCAATGGATAGAAATTCTGGGGCTGAATTGCCTATTCAGAGTCGCTATATAGTGCCCAATTCTAAGCCATCAGAAAGTAAGATTACTGTTAAACCAGTGCTGCCAAAGCACAAGCCATCAAGGATCCCAATAAGAAccaaaaaaacaggaaatgATAGAATGGATTACCAGAGGCAGTCTTTACTGGATCCAtttaaaaaatctttgaatAATTCTTATGCTGTTACTAGCACTTCAGCATACGATCAAAATGACCAGGTAGAAAAAAATCCTGGGGCTCAATTGACAGAACTGCCGAGAGCTCTGAATTCAATGAAAAAACCAGAGGATAATGGATGTAAACCAAAAAATATCCTAAAGCCGAGTGCCCATATATTTTCGAATGCAGACGTGAACCCCCGCAGCTCTACAGATTATGGGCCAGCTAAGAAGGATGTCAAAAAGTCTTGGGCACCACGTTACCAAGAACAAGAATCGCAGGAGTTCAAGGAAAATTCATTGAATGGATTCTTTAATGCCAAGGGTAACTTACCTGATATTCCTAAGAAGTCATTCAAAGATTCCGACTCAAATGTTTCCAAAGCAGATGCTGAGCGACGTTGCGCCAAAACATTTGAACCTTTACGCAAGGACATTGTAGGAAAATTGAGATACAATAAAGTAGTCAATAAAAGCCAGAATAGAAATGCAAAGAAGCAGGGCAAGGTTAAGCTAGAGCCTAAAGAAAATACTATCGAAGAAGATGCAAACGATCAGGTGGTAAAGCAATTTCAGTTCGAGATGCCATCTAATCCTGACATCGTTGAACCAACTGTAAAACCTACAAAACCTGAAACAGCCGTGCGCGCCAGCAGTTCCAAGGCTTGCATTTCAgacttaaatgcaaatattcatAAAACTAAATCTTCCAAAAAGCTCAAAAAATCTTCAAAGCTCTTTGAATTCAATCGTTCTGAATCACAAGTAAAAAAAGGTGAAAACGAAGAAGAAGATGTCAAGATCGACAATCCGAAAATAACTGAACCAGTTAAACATAAACGGGCTTCAAGACCCAAAACATCCGGACGAAACATTTCTGAGCTAGATATGCAGCCTAGTACTTCTAAAGCTGCTGAGACAAAAACTTCTCAACCAAAAGGTGATCAACCAAAAACTGCTCAATTAAAGGAAATGCCCTCCAAAGCAGTGAACAAAAAGGTGAaaaaatcaaaggcaaaaaaacgtaaaaatgATGATGCAAATAAGGATCCAAAGAGTACTGAAATGCATCAGTATAAAATTCCCAAGCTTTCCGCAAATAAGCCACATGTAAAAAAACAG AATACATCGACTACAACCGCTGCCGAATCAAAGAGGACGATAAGACCTAACCATTCGGCACCGACAAGCGGATTCTCACGATTACCGGAGATGTACGAGGAGCTAAACTATCCGAATGCTCCACATCCCTACTCAACAAGGGGCTATTATCCCTATCATAGGGCCTATCCAGGGCCTATGCATCACCCGGGCAGTCAGTATCATGTGAACCAACCCCCACCAATGAGATTGCATCATTCCATGTACGTTGATGCGGAACCGTCTTATCAGAGTTTTTATCAAGGGTCACGATACCAACCATATGACATTAGCCCGTCAATGAGACACCATTACTCCTATCCAGGGGAGCCATCTCCCAGAACATATCCGATGGGTATTCCCTATCATTACAATAACACGCTCTACCCCCCGATGAGAAATGATTTCTACTACCCAAGGGGCCGTCCGCACTTTCCTGTACGCACTTTACCACCGATGAGTTCTCAAGGGACTTATCCACCGAATTATCCATCTTCTCGtcaatttttgcattcaaTGCCCCCTCCTGCTGATACACATGAACag atcGCATTGCGTTCGATCGAAATCGTTGGTGGTTTTATTCAAATGGCCTATGCAGGTCGGAAATACAGGACTCTTAAGGATCTCAGGGAGCGAACAAAGTTATCGAAAGACTGTTTGCGTAAGATTTTAAAGCACATGTGCAAAATTAAGCGTCCCAAGTGGCGTATCAGCAAGTTTTATTTGTACGCATTCTGGTCTGAAATTTCGGGGGTTCCCCAAAGTTCTAAATTTGGCAAACCG TTGAAACTAAACGCTTCCTATCGCAAGGTAATTAGTTGCTTTGCGGAAAGCAAGTTTCTACGCATGGAGACTTTAATGGAGAAAACTGGGTTTCGGAAAGGCAAACTTAAGCGAGTTCTAAAGATGATCGGAAGAAAGCGATCCACGAAATGGCGTCTGCTCGATTATAAGAAGCCACTTATTCACTTGCACCGCAGTCAAGAGAAGAAGTCTTCTATATAA